From Montipora foliosa isolate CH-2021 chromosome 6, ASM3666993v2, whole genome shotgun sequence, a single genomic window includes:
- the LOC138004917 gene encoding uncharacterized protein, giving the protein MHEKPRDWQHLSTYFFKCPSNRGLNSDFRNNVFQCLFHTCLQRLRSGILLIYRVTHRLDLLIHHVHETSMKFVVTGMAFQRKQGIGMKCDSFMKTRRMNQTESYLLEQRLKVLDSKRNQKNSEFDERKYSLWKQMEEIKSVRNNLGISVERRKLLRSRGFTIDTRLAQGPDETVAIKKYSMPELSRVGSTRPRSTSIISGSELMMKGLSHLRLQETLDDEKEVSSGGQKDRAKSPVKNRYRVIEPPCRQGSKRNFVQLSSEELKEMKKKEDEKPREDFLDPNIKVDHRGMIMSPKLVKSLRSNYLQKDGVGDHMLNHVSKSSDLRSMSKQLSLQDKQTGANDLTPSSDRSVSLFSKQQASVHNPDLTANSFISKESHKSVILKSRESLDQIAEVNQLDRNSDCQQSVALLVIKTGRNHTPKASKMTRQSHLVFYKRKYGNISPVRNALVEPQKETNRLHNDAFDTSQQPRSPRDHDEAEDIENNHRRKYAANWQRKDAPVRRLTLPPGIFNSMDGQDRVKDQVESCNKEQKRYSYLSHSLTVQNSNTTKYSPYPRRARSNSAVSYAYDARPKQSLCRGYATMQMTIKGKQVKVHIPKFSSDVNSEPVLERSMKKVAEDRLQSNIPHSDDRVLSGGNESKSNN; this is encoded by the coding sequence ATGCATGAAAAACCTCGTGATTGGCAACATTTGTCCACTTATTTTTTCAAGTGCCCTAGCAACAGAGGCTTAAACTCTGATTTCCGTAACAATGTATTTCAGTGTTTGTTCCATACTTGTCTTCAGCGTCTTCGGAGTGGGATTTTATTGATATATAGAGTAACGCACAGACTTGACCTATTGATCCATCACGTCCATGAAACTTCGATGAAGTTTGTTGTAACAGGTATGGCTTTTCAAAGGAAACAAGGCATTGGAATGAAGTGTGATAGTTTTATGAAGACACGTCGAATGAACCAGACCGAATCGTATCTTCTTGAACAAAGACTCAAAGTTCTGGATAGCAAGAGGAATCAGAAAAACTCCGAATTTGACGAGAGGAAATATTCCCTCTGGAAACAAATGGAAGAGATAAAGAGTGTAAGAAATAATTTAGGTATCAGCGTGGAGAGAAGAAAACTTCTGCGCTCTCGAGGTTTTACAATTGACACTCGCTTGGCGCAAGGTCCTGATGAAACCGTTGCCATTAAAAAATACTCCATGCCAGAATTATCAAGGGTTGGTTCAACTCGTCCCCGCAGTACCTCGATTATTTCTGGCAGCGAGTTAATGATGAAAGGTTTGTCACATCTTCGTTTGCAAGAAACATTGGACGACGAGAAGGAAGTCTCTAGTGGAGGCCAAAAGGACAGAGCAAAGTCTCCTGTAAAGAACCGGTATAGAGTAATTGAACCACCTTGTCGCCAAGGATCAAAGCGTAATTTTGTGCAACTTTCAAGTGAAGAactaaaagaaatgaaaaagaaagaagatgAAAAGCCGAGAGAAGATTTCCTTGATCCTAATATCAAAGTTGACCATCGCGGGATGATCATGTCACCAAAGCTTGTGAAGTCTTTGAGGAGTAATTATTTGCAGAAAGATGGAGTAGGAGACCATATGCTTAACCATGTGAGCAAATCAAGCGATCTTCGGTCTATGTCTAAACAATTGTCTCTTCAAGATAAACAAACCGGGGCCAACGATTTGACACCTTCAAGTGATAGATCAGTATCATTGTTTTCAAAGCAGCAAGCTTCAGTACATAATCCCGATTTAACGGCAAATTCTTTTATCTCAAAAGAGTCACATAAATCAGTGATATTAAAGTCGCGTGAAAGTTTGGATCAAATTGCGGAAGTAAACCAACTAGACCGTAATTCCGACTGTCAACAGAGCGTAGCACTTTTAGTAATCAAAACGGGAAGAAATCATACACCCAAGGCTAGTAAAATGACTCGACAATcccatttagtattttacaaaaggaaatatggtaacataTCACCGGTGCGGAATGCATTAGTTGAACCTCAAAAGGAAACAAATCGGTTACATAACGATGCTTTTGACACATCACAGCAACCAAGGTCGCCACGTGATCACGATGAAGCAGAAGACATTGAAAATAATCATCGCAGAAAGTATGCGGCGAATTGGCAGAGAAAAGATGCCCCCGTCAGAAGATTAACTTTGCCCCCAGGGATTTTTAACTCCATGGATGGACAAGATCGCGTAAAAGACCAGGTTGAAAGTTGTAACAAGGAACAAAAAAGATATAGTTACTTGTCGCATTCTCTCACAGTTCAAAACTCCAACACAACTAAGTATTCACCGTATCCAAGACGCGCCCGCTCGAACAGTGCGGTGTCTTACGCTTATGACGCCCGTCCAAAACAGTCGCTCTGCAGAGGTTATGCAACGATGCAGATGACAATAAAAGGAAAGCAAGTTAAAGTGCATATTCCAAAGTTTTCAAGCGATGTGAACTCGGAACCAGTTCTCGAGCGAAGTATGAAAAAAGTGGCTGAGGATCGACTTCAGTCTAACATTCCACACTCTGATGATCGAGTGCTTTCAGGGGGTAATGAAAGCAAGTCAAACAATTGA